In a single window of the Ancylobacter polymorphus genome:
- a CDS encoding SMP-30/gluconolactonase/LRE family protein: MTTISAPAPETASLTLICAERCHLGEGPAYDAARDTAWWFDIVEKRLYEARLATGDIAVHTLPVMASALAVVDAERQLLATEAGLMLRDVASGRLETLAAVEADKPGTRSNDARVHPSGTFWFSTMGRKAETGAGTVYAFHAGAVIPLFPAVTIPNAICFSPDGAIGYFADTAIGELYRVRLDPGSGLPLEAPTLLHRHAGEGGLDGAVTDAEGLIWCAIWGGGRLNAYSPAGDLVRSVPTPAHQTSCPVFVGPGFDRVLVTSAWQDMNEVARAGDPEHGRTFLLDIGAKGRAEPHVRLGAR; this comes from the coding sequence GTGACAACCATTAGCGCGCCCGCTCCTGAGACCGCGTCCCTCACCCTTATCTGCGCCGAGCGCTGCCATCTCGGCGAGGGACCGGCTTATGACGCCGCGCGCGACACCGCCTGGTGGTTCGACATCGTGGAGAAGCGGCTCTATGAGGCGCGGCTCGCGACCGGCGATATCGCCGTGCACACGCTGCCTGTCATGGCGAGCGCGCTGGCTGTTGTCGATGCCGAGCGCCAGTTGCTCGCCACCGAGGCCGGGCTAATGCTGCGCGATGTCGCGAGCGGCCGGCTGGAAACGCTCGCCGCTGTGGAGGCCGACAAGCCCGGCACCCGCTCCAACGACGCCCGCGTCCACCCCTCCGGCACCTTCTGGTTCAGCACCATGGGCCGGAAGGCGGAGACCGGCGCCGGCACCGTCTATGCCTTCCATGCCGGCGCGGTGATCCCGCTGTTCCCCGCCGTCACCATTCCCAACGCCATCTGCTTCTCGCCCGATGGGGCCATTGGCTATTTCGCCGACACGGCGATCGGCGAACTCTACCGCGTGCGGCTCGATCCCGGTTCCGGCCTGCCGCTGGAAGCGCCCACCCTGCTGCACCGCCATGCCGGCGAAGGCGGGCTGGACGGCGCCGTTACCGATGCCGAGGGGCTGATCTGGTGCGCCATCTGGGGCGGGGGGCGGCTCAACGCCTATTCCCCGGCGGGCGATCTCGTCCGCAGCGTGCCCACCCCGGCGCACCAGACCAGCTGCCCGGTCTTTGTCGGGCCGGGTTTCGACCGTGTGCTCGTCACCTCCGCCTGGCAGGACATGAATGAGGTCGCCCGCGCCGGCGACCCGGAGCATGGCCGCACCTTCCTTCTCGACATCGGCGCCAAAGGCCGCGCCGAGCCGCACGTCCGGCTGGGAGCGCGGTGA
- a CDS encoding FadR/GntR family transcriptional regulator, with amino-acid sequence MSAPKTSPNTSQIIVIPTRRSHSNHAEVARTIGIDIIAGRYGEGAKLPGDAELTLLFGVSRPVLRESVKTLVAKGLLSTKARVGTVVRERAAWNMFDADVLAWHLDAGIDKRFLRDLSEIRLAVEPRAAALAAERRSAEQLAVMRRAVAQMKDEPGASEGFAEADLTLHVEVATASGNPFMRSVGAVIEAALRASFVLSAPADAREHDIAVAAHERIVEAIADADAEAAAAAMTNVIFNGLRRHGAAG; translated from the coding sequence ATGAGCGCGCCCAAAACCTCGCCCAACACCTCGCAGATCATCGTCATCCCCACGCGCCGCTCGCATTCCAACCATGCGGAAGTGGCGCGGACCATCGGCATCGACATCATCGCCGGCCGCTATGGCGAGGGCGCCAAGCTGCCGGGCGATGCCGAGCTGACGCTGCTCTTCGGCGTGTCGCGGCCGGTGCTGCGGGAAAGCGTGAAGACGCTGGTGGCCAAGGGCCTGCTCTCCACCAAAGCGCGCGTCGGCACGGTGGTGCGGGAGCGCGCCGCCTGGAACATGTTCGACGCCGACGTACTGGCCTGGCATCTCGATGCCGGCATCGACAAGCGTTTCCTGCGCGATCTCTCGGAAATCCGCCTCGCGGTGGAGCCGCGCGCCGCCGCGCTGGCCGCCGAGCGCCGCAGCGCGGAACAGCTCGCGGTGATGCGCCGCGCCGTCGCGCAGATGAAGGACGAGCCCGGCGCCTCCGAAGGCTTCGCCGAGGCCGACCTGACGCTGCATGTGGAAGTGGCCACCGCCTCGGGCAACCCGTTCATGCGCTCGGTCGGCGCGGTGATCGAGGCGGCGCTGCGCGCCTCCTTCGTGCTCTCCGCCCCTGCCGACGCGCGCGAGCACGACATCGCCGTGGCCGCGCATGAGCGCATCGTCGAGGCGATCGCCGATGCCGATGCGGAGGCCGCCGCCGCCGCCATGACCAATGTGATTTTCAACGGCCTGCGCCGCCACGGCGCGGCGGGCTGA
- a CDS encoding ABC transporter permease — protein MAMRFPRLGTSQLLALGVILLANWMVSPQFFDIRVQDGRLFGSLIDVLNRGAPVALLSIGMVLVIAMRGIDLSVGAVMAICGAIAASLADSHALPVVIAAALGAGLLCGLWNGFLVAVLGIQPIVATLILMVAGRGIAQLITEGRIVTFTSPQLAFLGGGSVLGLPTPVVLTLGMMALTLLVVRGTALGLMIEATGGNPRASALAGIGTRLITVAVYVWSGLCAALAGIVASADILGADANNAGLWLELDAILAVVIGGTSLFGGRFSILLAVVGALIIQAMNTGILLSGFPPETNLVVKAVVVLAVLLAQSPRLGGALAGLGVLFSRAKSGGPRR, from the coding sequence ATGGCCATGCGCTTTCCCCGTCTCGGCACCTCTCAGCTCCTCGCGCTCGGCGTGATCCTGCTCGCCAACTGGATGGTCTCGCCGCAATTCTTCGACATCCGCGTGCAGGACGGGCGGCTGTTCGGCAGCCTGATCGACGTGCTCAACCGCGGCGCGCCGGTGGCGCTGCTGTCCATCGGCATGGTGCTGGTCATCGCCATGCGCGGCATCGATCTCTCGGTCGGCGCGGTCATGGCGATTTGCGGCGCCATCGCCGCCAGCCTCGCCGACAGTCACGCCCTCCCCGTCGTGATCGCCGCCGCGCTCGGCGCCGGGCTGCTCTGCGGGCTGTGGAACGGCTTTCTCGTCGCCGTGCTCGGCATCCAGCCCATTGTCGCGACGCTGATCCTCATGGTGGCGGGGCGCGGCATCGCCCAGCTCATCACCGAGGGACGCATCGTCACATTCACCTCGCCGCAGCTCGCCTTTCTCGGCGGCGGGTCGGTGCTCGGCCTGCCGACGCCGGTCGTGCTGACGCTCGGCATGATGGCGCTGACGCTGCTGGTGGTGCGCGGCACCGCGCTCGGGCTGATGATCGAGGCCACGGGCGGCAATCCCCGCGCCAGCGCGCTGGCCGGCATCGGCACCCGCCTCATCACTGTCGCGGTCTATGTGTGGAGCGGCCTGTGCGCCGCGCTGGCCGGCATCGTCGCCAGCGCCGACATTCTCGGCGCCGACGCCAACAATGCCGGGCTGTGGCTGGAACTCGACGCGATCCTCGCCGTGGTGATCGGCGGCACCTCGCTGTTCGGCGGGCGCTTCTCCATCCTGCTCGCCGTGGTCGGCGCGCTCATCATCCAGGCGATGAACACGGGCATCTTGCTGTCCGGCTTTCCGCCGGAGACCAATCTGGTGGTGAAGGCGGTGGTGGTGCTCGCCGTGCTGCTCGCCCAGTCGCCCCGGCTCGGCGGTGCGCTGGCCGGGCTCGGCGTGCTGTTCAGCCGCGCGAAATCCGGAGGCCCGCGCCGATGA
- a CDS encoding Gfo/Idh/MocA family protein — protein MSPIRLALVGLGKIARDQHLPAIAATEGIELVAVASRNASLDGVAHFATLTELLASGEAIDAVALCTPPQGRHAFAAQALAAGKHVLLEKPPGATVSELGPLVSAAQASERTLFATWHSRFAPAVEPARAFLAEVAPRAVRVTWKEDVRVWHPGQRWIWEPGGLGVFDPAINALSILTTILPRPVFVTGGDLSFPSNCAAPIAATVAFADADGLKVEADLDFLQTGPQSWDIEVDTDRGTLLLAKGGAELSLDGQVLSAQPEAEYRNIYKRFVELVETGGSDVDLAPLQLVADAFLLGRRLEVAPFHD, from the coding sequence ATGAGCCCGATCCGCCTCGCCCTTGTCGGCCTCGGCAAGATCGCCCGCGACCAGCACCTCCCCGCCATCGCCGCGACGGAGGGCATCGAGCTGGTGGCGGTCGCCAGCCGCAACGCCTCGCTCGACGGCGTCGCCCATTTCGCCACGCTCACTGAGCTGCTGGCGAGCGGGGAAGCAATCGACGCGGTGGCGCTGTGCACCCCGCCGCAGGGCCGGCACGCGTTCGCGGCGCAGGCGCTTGCGGCGGGCAAGCATGTGCTGCTGGAAAAGCCGCCCGGCGCCACGGTGAGCGAGCTCGGCCCGCTTGTCAGCGCGGCGCAGGCCTCGGAGCGCACTTTGTTCGCCACCTGGCATTCGCGCTTCGCCCCGGCGGTGGAACCGGCCCGCGCCTTCCTCGCCGAGGTGGCGCCGCGCGCGGTGCGGGTGACGTGGAAGGAGGATGTGCGCGTCTGGCATCCCGGCCAGCGCTGGATCTGGGAGCCGGGCGGGCTCGGCGTGTTCGACCCCGCCATCAACGCGCTGTCGATCCTCACCACCATCCTGCCGCGTCCGGTGTTCGTCACCGGGGGGGACCTGTCCTTCCCCTCCAACTGCGCCGCGCCCATCGCCGCCACCGTCGCTTTCGCGGATGCGGACGGGCTGAAGGTAGAGGCCGATCTCGACTTCCTGCAGACCGGGCCGCAAAGCTGGGACATCGAGGTCGACACTGACCGGGGCACACTGCTGCTTGCCAAGGGTGGAGCCGAACTCTCGCTCGACGGGCAGGTGCTGAGCGCGCAGCCCGAGGCGGAATATCGCAACATCTACAAACGCTTCGTCGAGCTGGTTGAGACGGGGGGATCGGATGTCGACCTCGCCCCGCTGCAACTGGTCGCCGACGCCTTCCTGCTGGGCCGGCGCCTGGAAGTCGCGCCGTTCCATGACTGA
- a CDS encoding IlvD/Edd family dehydratase, with product MDKASKNNRPLRSRAWFDNPDNIDMTALYLERYLNFGLSQEELQSGRPIIGIAQTGSDLSPCNRHHLELAKRVRDGIREAGGIAIEFPVHPIQETGKRPTAGLDRNLAYLGLVEVLYGYPLDGVVLTIGCDKTTPALLMAAATVNIPAIALSVGPMLNGWYKGARTGSGTIVWKARELLAAGEIDHAGFVKLVASSAPSTGYCNTMGTATTMNSLAEALGMQLPGSAAIPAPYRDRQEIAYRTGLRIVEMVHEDLKPSDILTRDAFLNAIRVNSAIGGSTNAPIHLNALARHVGVELSIDDWQTYGEEVPLLVNLQPAGEYLGEDYYHAGGVPAVVNQLMGQGLIAEDALTVNGRSLGANCADAGIQDEAVIRPYDQPLKEKAGFRVLRGNLFSSAIMKTSVISAEFRVRYLSNPDDPDAFEGRAIVFDGPEDYHARIDDPALAIDDGCILFMRGAGPIGYPGAAEVVNMRAPDYLIKAGVHALPCIGDGRQSGTSGSPSILNASPEAAVGGGLALLRTGDRVRIDLKRNSANMLVPEEELACRRAELEAAGGYAYPASQTPWQEIQRGLVGQLETGAVLENAVRYQRIAQTKGMPRDNH from the coding sequence ATGGACAAAGCCAGCAAGAACAACCGGCCCCTGCGCTCCCGCGCCTGGTTCGACAACCCCGACAATATCGACATGACCGCGCTCTATCTCGAGCGCTACCTCAATTTCGGCCTCAGCCAGGAGGAGTTGCAGAGCGGTCGCCCGATCATCGGCATCGCCCAGACCGGCTCGGACCTTTCCCCCTGCAACCGCCATCATCTGGAACTCGCCAAGCGGGTGCGCGACGGCATTCGCGAGGCCGGCGGCATCGCCATCGAGTTTCCGGTCCACCCGATCCAGGAAACCGGCAAGCGCCCCACCGCCGGGCTGGACCGCAACCTCGCCTATCTCGGCCTGGTCGAGGTGCTCTATGGCTATCCGCTCGACGGCGTGGTGCTGACCATCGGCTGCGACAAGACCACCCCGGCGCTGCTGATGGCGGCGGCCACCGTGAACATTCCCGCCATCGCGCTCTCCGTCGGCCCGATGCTGAACGGCTGGTACAAGGGCGCGCGCACCGGCTCCGGCACCATCGTCTGGAAGGCGCGCGAATTGCTGGCGGCGGGCGAGATCGACCATGCCGGCTTCGTCAAGCTGGTGGCGTCCTCCGCGCCCTCCACCGGCTATTGCAACACCATGGGTACTGCGACGACGATGAACTCGCTCGCCGAGGCGTTGGGCATGCAGCTGCCAGGTTCCGCCGCCATCCCCGCGCCCTATCGCGACCGGCAGGAAATCGCCTACCGCACCGGCCTGCGCATCGTCGAGATGGTGCATGAGGACCTGAAACCCTCCGACATCCTCACCCGCGACGCCTTCCTCAACGCCATCCGGGTGAACTCGGCCATCGGCGGCTCGACCAACGCGCCGATCCATCTCAACGCGCTGGCCCGCCATGTCGGCGTAGAACTCTCCATTGACGACTGGCAGACCTATGGCGAGGAAGTGCCGCTGCTGGTCAATCTCCAGCCCGCCGGCGAATATCTCGGCGAGGATTATTACCATGCCGGCGGCGTGCCGGCGGTGGTCAACCAGCTCATGGGCCAGGGCCTCATCGCCGAGGACGCGCTCACGGTGAACGGGCGCAGCCTCGGCGCCAACTGCGCCGACGCCGGCATTCAGGACGAGGCGGTGATCCGCCCCTATGACCAGCCGCTGAAGGAAAAGGCCGGCTTCCGCGTGCTGCGCGGCAATCTGTTCTCTTCCGCCATCATGAAGACCAGCGTCATCAGCGCGGAATTCCGCGTGCGCTACCTCTCCAACCCCGACGACCCGGACGCCTTCGAGGGGCGGGCCATCGTGTTCGACGGGCCGGAGGACTACCACGCCCGCATCGACGACCCCGCGCTCGCCATCGACGATGGTTGCATCCTGTTCATGCGCGGCGCCGGCCCCATCGGCTATCCCGGCGCGGCGGAAGTGGTGAACATGCGCGCGCCGGATTACCTCATCAAGGCCGGCGTCCATGCCCTGCCCTGCATCGGCGACGGGCGCCAGTCCGGCACGTCGGGCTCGCCCTCCATCCTCAATGCCTCGCCCGAGGCGGCGGTCGGCGGCGGCCTCGCTTTGCTGCGCACCGGCGACCGCGTGCGCATCGATCTGAAGCGCAACAGCGCCAACATGCTGGTGCCGGAGGAGGAACTCGCCTGCCGCCGCGCCGAGCTGGAAGCGGCCGGCGGCTATGCCTACCCCGCCAGCCAGACGCCGTGGCAGGAAATCCAGCGCGGGCTGGTCGGCCAGCTGGAAACCGGCGCCGTGCTGGAAAACGCCGTGCGCTACCAGCGCATCGCCCAGACCAAGGGGATGCCGCGTGACAACCATTAG
- a CDS encoding IlvD/Edd family dehydratase — MSDDGSTNDNKKPLRSQAWFGRQDKMGFYYRSFLKNSGQPQDRFDGRPVIGICNTWSELTPCNIHFRDLAEHVRRGVLDAGGYPLEFPVSSLGEVTMRPTAMLFRNLASMDVEEAIRAHPLDGVVLLMGCDKTTPALLMGAASADLPAIGVSGGPQLRGNYRGQIIGSGTNIISMSEQLRAGEITMAEFHEAEAGMNRSSGSCMTMGTASTMASMVEALGIGLPENAAIPAVDARRNLLARMAGRRIVDMVHEDLKPSDILTREAFENAIRALAAIGGSTNAVVHLLALAGRVGVDLTLADFDRLGRDIHCLVDLMPSGRFLMEDFYYAGGLPAVLRALGERGLLNKDARTVNGRTLWENVEKAPNWNPEVITPFEAPFKPEAGIAILTGNLAPDGAVIKPSAASPELMQHTGRAVVFESVEEMHHAVNDEALDIDASCIMVLKHCGPKGYPGMAEVGNMPLPAKLLREGVRDMIRISDARMSGTAYGTVVLHVAPEATAGGPLALVRNGDLITLDVPARSLHLHVSAEEMAARRAAWVPPEPHAARGYQRLYIDHVLQADRGADFDFLVGGSGSPVPRDNH, encoded by the coding sequence ATGAGCGATGACGGATCAACCAACGACAACAAGAAGCCTTTGCGTAGTCAGGCCTGGTTTGGCCGGCAGGACAAGATGGGGTTCTATTACCGCTCCTTCCTGAAGAATTCCGGCCAGCCGCAGGACCGTTTCGACGGCCGCCCGGTGATCGGCATCTGCAATACCTGGTCGGAACTCACCCCCTGCAACATCCATTTCCGCGACCTCGCCGAGCATGTGCGGCGCGGCGTGCTGGATGCGGGCGGCTATCCCCTGGAGTTCCCCGTCTCCTCGCTCGGCGAGGTGACGATGCGCCCCACCGCCATGCTCTTTCGCAACCTCGCCTCGATGGATGTGGAAGAGGCGATCCGCGCGCACCCGCTCGATGGCGTGGTGCTCTTGATGGGCTGCGACAAGACCACGCCGGCGCTGCTGATGGGAGCGGCCTCCGCCGATTTGCCGGCCATCGGCGTCTCCGGCGGGCCGCAGCTGCGCGGCAATTACCGCGGCCAGATCATCGGCTCCGGCACCAACATCATCTCGATGAGCGAGCAGCTGCGTGCCGGCGAGATCACCATGGCGGAGTTTCATGAGGCGGAAGCGGGCATGAACCGCTCGTCGGGCTCCTGCATGACCATGGGCACCGCTTCCACCATGGCCTCGATGGTGGAAGCACTCGGCATCGGCCTGCCCGAGAACGCCGCCATTCCCGCCGTCGACGCCCGCCGCAATTTGCTGGCCCGCATGGCCGGACGGCGCATCGTCGACATGGTGCACGAGGACCTGAAACCCTCCGACATCCTGACGCGGGAAGCGTTCGAGAACGCCATCCGGGCGCTGGCCGCCATTGGCGGCTCGACCAATGCGGTGGTGCATCTGCTCGCGCTCGCCGGGCGCGTCGGTGTCGATCTCACGCTAGCGGATTTCGACCGGCTCGGCCGCGACATTCACTGCCTCGTCGACCTGATGCCGTCGGGCCGCTTCCTGATGGAGGATTTCTACTATGCCGGCGGCCTGCCGGCGGTGCTGCGGGCGCTGGGCGAGCGCGGCCTGCTGAACAAGGACGCCCGCACGGTGAATGGCCGCACCCTGTGGGAGAATGTCGAGAAGGCGCCGAACTGGAACCCCGAGGTCATCACCCCCTTCGAGGCGCCGTTCAAGCCGGAAGCCGGCATCGCCATCCTCACCGGCAACCTCGCCCCGGACGGCGCGGTCATCAAGCCCTCCGCCGCCTCGCCGGAACTGATGCAGCACACCGGCCGTGCCGTGGTGTTCGAAAGCGTCGAGGAAATGCACCACGCGGTGAATGACGAGGCGCTGGACATCGACGCCTCCTGCATCATGGTGCTCAAGCATTGCGGCCCGAAGGGCTATCCGGGCATGGCCGAGGTCGGCAACATGCCCCTTCCCGCGAAGCTACTGCGTGAGGGCGTGCGCGACATGATCCGCATTTCCGATGCCCGCATGTCCGGCACTGCCTATGGCACCGTGGTGCTGCATGTCGCGCCGGAGGCCACCGCCGGCGGGCCGCTGGCGCTGGTCCGCAACGGTGATCTCATCACCCTCGACGTGCCCGCCCGCTCGCTGCACCTGCATGTGAGCGCGGAGGAGATGGCCGCCCGCCGCGCCGCCTGGGTGCCGCCGGAGCCGCACGCCGCGCGCGGCTATCAACGGCTTTACATCGACCACGTGCTGCAGGCCGACCGCGGCGCGGATTTCGACTTTCTGGTCGGGGGTTCGGGTTCGCCCGTTCCCCGCGACAATCACTGA
- a CDS encoding aldehyde dehydrogenase (NADP(+)) encodes MDMTDLTGAALLGSRDLTGAATFEAIDPATGTALEPAFFEAGPAEVAEAAALAAAAYPLYRATTPEVRAAFLDAIAAHIEALGDTLIARAARETGLPVARLTGERARTTGQLRLFASWVRAGGADEPRLDSALPARTPLPRADLRLRHIGLGPVAVFGASNFPLAFSVAGGDTASALAAGCPVIVKGHPAHPGTSELVGRAIRAAVAEAGLPEGVFSLLTGTSHELGSALVADPRVKAVGFTGSRGGGLALCRIAANRPEPIPVFAEMSSINPVFLLPAALDARAEALATGFVGSLTMGAGQFCTNPGLVIAMAGPALDRFIAAAATAVSAAPAATMLTPGIAGAYAKGVAALAEQPDVSALAHGGEGGVNACRPALFVTDAAAFLREPVLSHEVFGASSLMIRCADEADMAAVAAALEGQLTATLQLDAADHALAARLLPVLEEKAGRILANGWPTGVEVCHAMVHGGPFPATSDPRSTSVGTFAIRRFLRPVCYQDLPDALLPAAVQTGNPLGLPRLVDGAPETAGEARP; translated from the coding sequence ATGGACATGACCGACCTTACCGGAGCCGCTCTTCTCGGGTCCCGCGACCTCACCGGCGCGGCGACGTTCGAGGCGATCGATCCCGCCACCGGCACCGCGCTGGAACCGGCCTTTTTTGAGGCCGGCCCGGCCGAGGTGGCGGAAGCGGCGGCGCTGGCTGCCGCGGCCTATCCGCTCTACCGCGCCACGACGCCGGAGGTGCGCGCGGCCTTTCTCGACGCCATCGCCGCCCATATCGAGGCGCTCGGCGACACGCTGATCGCCCGTGCGGCGCGCGAGACCGGCCTGCCCGTCGCCCGGCTCACCGGCGAGCGCGCCCGCACCACCGGCCAGCTCCGGCTGTTCGCCAGCTGGGTGAGGGCGGGCGGAGCCGACGAGCCGCGCCTCGACAGCGCCCTGCCCGCGCGCACGCCGCTGCCGCGCGCGGATCTGCGCCTGCGCCATATCGGCCTCGGGCCGGTGGCGGTGTTCGGCGCCTCGAATTTTCCGCTGGCCTTCTCGGTCGCCGGCGGCGACACCGCCTCGGCGCTGGCGGCGGGCTGCCCGGTCATCGTCAAGGGTCATCCCGCCCATCCCGGCACGTCGGAACTGGTCGGCCGCGCCATCCGCGCGGCGGTTGCCGAAGCCGGCCTGCCGGAAGGCGTGTTCTCGCTGCTCACCGGCACGTCGCATGAACTCGGCTCCGCGCTGGTGGCCGATCCGCGCGTTAAGGCGGTGGGCTTCACCGGCTCGCGCGGCGGCGGGCTCGCTCTGTGCCGCATCGCCGCCAACCGGCCCGAGCCGATCCCGGTCTTCGCCGAGATGAGCAGCATCAACCCGGTGTTCCTGCTGCCCGCCGCGCTGGACGCGCGCGCTGAGGCGCTGGCCACCGGCTTCGTCGGCTCGCTCACCATGGGCGCCGGCCAGTTCTGCACCAATCCCGGCCTCGTCATCGCGATGGCCGGCCCGGCGCTGGACCGCTTCATCGCGGCCGCCGCCACGGCGGTTTCCGCCGCTCCGGCCGCGACCATGCTCACCCCGGGCATTGCCGGCGCCTATGCTAAGGGCGTCGCGGCGCTGGCGGAGCAGCCTGATGTCAGCGCGCTCGCCCATGGCGGCGAGGGCGGCGTCAATGCCTGCCGCCCGGCGCTGTTCGTGACCGACGCCGCCGCCTTCCTGCGCGAGCCGGTGCTGTCGCACGAAGTGTTCGGCGCCTCCTCACTGATGATCCGCTGCGCCGATGAGGCTGACATGGCGGCGGTGGCCGCCGCTCTTGAAGGCCAGCTCACCGCGACGCTGCAACTGGACGCCGCCGACCACGCCCTCGCCGCCCGGCTGCTGCCGGTGCTGGAAGAAAAGGCCGGGCGCATTCTCGCCAATGGCTGGCCGACGGGCGTGGAGGTCTGCCACGCCATGGTGCATGGCGGGCCGTTCCCCGCCACCTCCGACCCGCGCTCCACCTCGGTCGGCACGTTCGCCATCCGCCGCTTCCTGCGCCCGGTCTGCTACCAGGACCTGCCGGACGCACTGCTGCCCGCCGCCGTTCAGACGGGCAATCCGCTCGGCCTGCCGCGCCTCGTCGACGGCGCGCCGGAAACCGCCGGGGAGGCCCGCCCATGA
- the yjfF gene encoding galactofuranose ABC transporter, permease protein YjfF has protein sequence MIRSLGRLTPVLATAAVFLAGFVVCSLIYPNFASLRVVMNLLTDNAFLVIVAVGMTFVIISGGIDLSVGSVIGFTTVFLALAIERWGVPPLAAFALILVLCALFGACMGAIIQYFELPAFIVTLAGMFLARGASFLLSTESLPITADLYAHLSDHAFRFEGGARLTVPAMIMIAVVLAGMVLLHLTRFGANVYALGGSRTATGLMGINVARTTVLIYTLSSVLAGLAGIVFSLYTSSGYSLSAVGVELDAIAAVVIGGTLLSGGYGFIFGSFLGVMIQGLIQTYISFDGMLSSWWAKIATGLLLFAFIAFQQLTLHLARRSRRAPAGAHP, from the coding sequence ATGATCCGCTCCCTTGGCCGGCTGACGCCGGTGCTCGCCACCGCTGCGGTATTCCTTGCCGGATTTGTCGTCTGCTCGCTCATCTACCCCAACTTCGCCTCGCTGCGGGTGGTGATGAACCTGCTCACCGACAACGCCTTCCTCGTCATCGTCGCCGTGGGCATGACCTTCGTCATCATCTCCGGCGGCATCGACCTCTCGGTCGGCTCGGTCATCGGCTTCACCACCGTGTTCCTCGCGCTGGCCATCGAGCGCTGGGGCGTGCCGCCGCTCGCCGCCTTCGCGCTCATCCTCGTGCTCTGCGCGCTGTTCGGCGCCTGTATGGGGGCGATCATCCAGTATTTCGAACTGCCGGCCTTCATCGTCACCCTGGCCGGCATGTTCCTGGCGCGGGGGGCGAGCTTCCTCCTGTCGACGGAATCGCTCCCCATCACCGCCGATCTCTACGCCCACCTCTCCGACCATGCCTTCCGCTTCGAGGGCGGCGCGCGCCTCACCGTGCCGGCGATGATCATGATCGCCGTCGTGCTCGCCGGCATGGTGCTGCTGCACCTCACCCGCTTCGGTGCCAATGTCTATGCGCTGGGTGGCTCGCGCACTGCGACGGGGCTGATGGGCATCAATGTCGCGCGCACCACGGTGCTGATCTACACCCTCTCCAGCGTGCTCGCCGGGCTCGCGGGAATCGTGTTCTCGCTCTACACCTCCTCGGGCTATTCGCTCTCCGCCGTCGGTGTCGAACTCGACGCCATCGCGGCGGTGGTGATCGGCGGCACGCTGCTCTCGGGCGGGTACGGCTTCATCTTCGGCTCCTTCCTGGGCGTGATGATCCAGGGCCTGATCCAGACCTACATCAGCTTCGACGGCATGCTGTCGAGCTGGTGGGCCAAGATCGCCACCGGCCTGCTGCTGTTCGCATTCATCGCCTTCCAGCAGCTCACCCTGCATCTGGCCCGTCGTTCGCGGCGCGCCCCGGCCGGAGCCCATCCATGA
- a CDS encoding dihydrodipicolinate synthase family protein: protein MTRLSAAGPYKGVFPVAPTVFDAEGRLDLDGQKRCIDFMIDAGSHGLCILANFSEQFVLADDERDLVMTTVLDHVAGRVPVIVTTTHFATHICAERSRRAQEAGAAMVMVMPPYHGATFRVPEASIYAFYKAVSDAIDIPIMVQDAPVAGTPLSVPFLAKMAQEIENLAYFKIEVPQAANKLRALIEAGGESIVGPWDGEEAITLMADLDAGATGAMTGGGFPDGIRQIIDPYFAGHREAALDAYQRWLPLINYENRQAGFATAKILMQEGGVIKHDTLRAPLPPVHPATRAGLLELARRLDPLVLRWGK, encoded by the coding sequence ATGACCCGCCTTTCCGCCGCCGGCCCGTATAAGGGCGTGTTCCCGGTCGCGCCGACCGTGTTCGACGCCGAGGGCCGGCTCGATCTCGACGGCCAGAAGCGCTGCATCGACTTCATGATCGATGCGGGCTCGCACGGCCTGTGCATCCTCGCCAATTTCTCCGAGCAGTTCGTGCTGGCCGATGACGAGCGTGATCTTGTCATGACCACGGTGCTGGATCATGTGGCGGGCCGGGTGCCGGTCATCGTCACCACCACCCATTTCGCCACCCATATCTGCGCCGAGCGTTCGCGCCGGGCGCAGGAGGCGGGCGCGGCGATGGTGATGGTGATGCCGCCCTATCACGGCGCGACCTTCCGTGTGCCGGAAGCCTCGATCTACGCTTTCTACAAGGCGGTGTCCGACGCCATCGACATTCCGATCATGGTGCAGGACGCGCCCGTCGCCGGCACGCCGCTTTCCGTGCCGTTCCTCGCGAAGATGGCGCAGGAGATCGAGAACCTCGCCTATTTCAAGATCGAGGTGCCGCAGGCGGCGAACAAGCTGCGGGCGCTGATCGAGGCCGGCGGGGAGTCCATCGTCGGGCCGTGGGATGGCGAGGAGGCGATCACGCTGATGGCCGATCTCGATGCCGGGGCCACCGGCGCCATGACCGGCGGCGGCTTCCCCGATGGCATCCGTCAGATCATCGACCCCTATTTCGCCGGGCACCGCGAGGCCGCGCTCGACGCCTATCAGCGCTGGCTGCCGCTGATCAATTACGAGAACCGGCAGGCGGGCTTTGCGACCGCCAAGATCCTGATGCAGGAAGGCGGGGTCATCAAGCATGACACGCTGCGCGCGCCGCTGCCGCCGGTGCATCCGGCGACGCGGGCCGGCCTGCTCGAACTTGCCCGCCGGCTCGATCCGCTGGTATTGAGGTGGGGTAAGTGA